Below is a genomic region from Bradyrhizobium sp. 1(2017).
CTTCCTCGTCGAAGGGCTCGTTTGCAGCGAGCTTGCCGAACGAGGAGATGTAGATCGGCTGGAAGAACTGGTGATCATCCTTGCGCATGACGCCCTCTCCACCATCCAGCACCTCGAATTTGAGATCCTCAAGGGCAGCGGCGACCTTCGCGGGGTCAAGCGAGTTGGCCTTCTCGGCAGCGGCCTTGAACATGCGCATCTCGTTGACCGCGCGCGGATACCACAGCGACATATTGACCTTGGCGCGGAAAGCCTTCTCGAAGTCCATCGCGGACTGGTGGCCCGAATTGGCAAAGCCCTCCGTGATCTGGAACACCTGATGGTCGAGACCGGTCTGCTTGATCGCGGTCGGGCCGCCGGCGCCGCCGGCGTAATAGGTGTACCAATTGACCTTCAGGCCAGCATCGGCAGCTGCCTTGAGCAGCAGTGCGATGTCCTGTCCCCAATTGCCGGTAACGACGCTATCGGCGCCTGAAGCCTTGATCTTCGCGATGTAAGGCGAGAAGTCGGTGATCTTCAGCAGTGGATGCAGTTCGTCGCCGACGATCTGGATGTCTGGCCGCTTGGCGCCCAGCATCTTGCGCGCATCGGCGCGCACCGACTGGCCGAAGGAGTAGTCCTGGTTGATCAAGTACACTTTCTTGATCGCGGGGACATCTTTCATATAGCTGGTGAGCGCTTCCATCTTGATGTCCGAGCTGGCATCCCAGCGGAAATGCCAGTAGCTGCACTTTTCATTGGTCAGGCTCGGATCGACAGCGGCATAGTTGAAGTAAAGGACTTCCTTGCCGGGATTGCGCGTGTTGTTCTTGCTGACGAAATCGGACAGCGCGGCGGCCACTGACGAGCCGTTGCCTTGCGTGATGTAGCGGGCACCGGCGTCGATCGCCTTCTGCGCCTGCACCAGGCTTTCCTGCGGATTGGTCTTGTTGTCGAGGGGAAGAATCTCGATCTTGCGGCCCAGGATGCCGCCCTTGGCGTTGATCTCGTCGGCCAAATACTGGAACGTCTTCAAGCCGCCTTCACCGACGCTGGCGCCGCCGCCGGACAGTGGATCGATGTAGCCGATCTTGATGGTTTCCTGCGCGAATGCCGCTCCTCCGAACACCGTCAGCGCTGCCGCCGCAGCAATTACGAGCTTGTGCATCCTGACCTTCTCCCTTTGCATGTTCTTGTTCCTTGGCGATCGAAGCTGATTCAGAACGTCGGTCGCGCCACCTTCGCTATACCAATATTGAATACTGTGTAAAGTTTTGGTGCAAGCCGTATTCCGCGATTGAACACGAAGATTGTCGCACCCCGGAAATTGAAATCGAGGTCAACTTTCGACGGCCCAGATGACCTTGGCGTACATCGACCTCCCCGGGTGCGATAGAGGGCGCGGAAATCCGGAACTCGGAATCTTCGCTTTAGGCGCGACGACGCGGCTTGAGGCCGCCGAGGAACAGCCGCGAAAAATGATCGGCAATCTGCATCGGTGACCAGCCCCGCACATCTCTGAACCAGATCGGGTACCAATGGCTCATACCAGTCAGAACACGTTCTGCGAAGTAGGTGTCGACGCTGC
It encodes:
- a CDS encoding branched-chain amino acid ABC transporter substrate-binding protein produces the protein MHKLVIAAAAALTVFGGAAFAQETIKIGYIDPLSGGGASVGEGGLKTFQYLADEINAKGGILGRKIEILPLDNKTNPQESLVQAQKAIDAGARYITQGNGSSVAAALSDFVSKNNTRNPGKEVLYFNYAAVDPSLTNEKCSYWHFRWDASSDIKMEALTSYMKDVPAIKKVYLINQDYSFGQSVRADARKMLGAKRPDIQIVGDELHPLLKITDFSPYIAKIKASGADSVVTGNWGQDIALLLKAAADAGLKVNWYTYYAGGAGGPTAIKQTGLDHQVFQITEGFANSGHQSAMDFEKAFRAKVNMSLWYPRAVNEMRMFKAAAEKANSLDPAKVAAALEDLKFEVLDGGEGVMRKDDHQFFQPIYISSFGKLAANEPFDEEGTGWGWHLVSKVDTSKTMVPTTCKMTRP